In the Diprion similis isolate iyDipSimi1 chromosome 2, iyDipSimi1.1, whole genome shotgun sequence genome, one interval contains:
- the LOC124415365 gene encoding E3 SUMO-protein ligase PIAS3 isoform X2, with amino-acid sequence MADTEELKSMVLSFRVSELQMLLGFAGRNKSGRKNELQTRALELLRLRSHPVQLKIRDLYRTIQQDQLAAHQLYGQGGDNGEPQIDQNMHSRNYYTRQGHAQAMGQQQQAQSSISSGKDLPPAHQASMPQSQVAPRASSVYQPAGYTSVTPQQRSSSAVYNPYPYPTKVLPPPLQLQQPNQYPVHPDVRLKKLPFFDMLGELLKPSSLMPQGSMRVQEGTFTFHLTPQQSTDIASSRDCRAGSKMDYTVQVQMRFCLQETSCEQEDYFPPSIIVKVNGKLCPLPNPIPTNKPGVEPKRPPRPVNISPLVKLSPTVGNQIHVSWSADYGRRYAIAVYLVRKLTSSELLARLKSRGVRHSDYTRGLIKEKLNEDADSEIATTSLRVSLACPLGKMRMSTPCRASTCLHLQCFDASLFLQMNERKPTWNCPVCDKPALYDNLVIDGYFQEVLNSNKLLPDGNEIQLLQDGSWENLVVKKDKDKDKDKNQVNAEVKSLQKVETLDLDESTNPSPMSPNEKKRAVVIDLISDSDDDSNPSQSSNKKLNTGTSSPQKTQPGAHSAISSTRESPELMIIDLE; translated from the exons ATGGCGGATACGGAAGAACTGAAG AGTATGGTATTAAGTTTTCGGGTATCTGAACTTCAGATGCTTTTGGGTTTTGCTGGGCGAAACAAATCGGGTCGGAAAAACGAACTTCAAACACGTGCTTTGGAACTATTACGCCTTCGATCTCATCCTGTGCAGCTAAAAATCCGCGACCTTTATAGAACCATACA GCAAGATCAACTTGCCGCACATCAGCTGTATGGTCAAGGTGGTGACAACGGTGAACCTCAAATCGATCAAAACATGCATTCCCGTAACTATTATACAAG GCAGGGCCACGCTCAGGCAATGGGTCAACAACAGCAAGCCCAATCATCTATTTCAAGTGGGAAGGATTTGCCCCCGGCACATCAGGCATCGATGCCTCAATCGCAAGTAGCACCTAGAGCGTCATCTGTTTACCAACCAGCTGGATACACTAGTGTTACACCGCAG CAACGCTCTTCTAGTGCTGTTTATAATCCCTATCCCTATCCTACAAAAGTACTACCTCCTCCTCTGCAATTACAACAACCAAACCAGTATCCAGTTCACCCTGATGTCAGACTCAAAAAGTTGCCATTCTTTGACATGCTCGGAGAGCTGTTGAAGCCATCAAGTCTTATGCCACAAGGATCTATGAGAGTTCAAGAGGGTACTTTCACATTTCACTTGACGCCACAACAATCTACAGACATTGCTAGCTCACGAGACTGTCGTGCGGGGAGTAAAATGGACTATACTGTACAG GTTCAGATGCGATTTTGCTTGCAAGAAACTTCTTGCGAACAGGAGGACTACTTTCCACCTAGTATCATAGTTAAAGTCAATGGAAAACTGTGTCCATTACCG AATCCCATACCAACTAACAAGCCTGGTGTTGAACCTAAGCGACCACCTAGACCAGTGAATATAAGTCCATTAGTGAAATTATCACCAACGGTTGGAAATCAAATACATGTCTCATGGTCTGCAGATTATGGTAGACGATATGCCATTGCTGTTTACCTCGTTAGAAAGTTGACGAGCTCAGAGTTGTTGGCTAGATTGAAAAGCAGAGGTGTCAGACATTCCGACTACACTCGCGGACTGA taaaagaaaaactaaacgaAGATGCAGATAGTGAAATAGCAACAACTTCGTTAAGAGTTTCACTGGCTTGTCCATTAGGAAAAATGAGGATGAGTACTCCTTGCAGAGCTTCGACTTGTTTGCATCTACAATGTTTTGACGCATCTTTATTTCTGCAAATGAATGAACGAAAGCCCACATGGAATTGTCCTGTTTGTGACAAGCCTGCACTTTATGACAATTTGGTTATTGATGGTTATTTCCAAGAAGTattgaattcaaataaattgCTGCCCGATGGTAACGAGATACAGTTATTACAAGATGGCTCCTGGGAAAATTTGGTTGTGAAAAAAGATAAGGACAAGGACAAAGACAAGAATCAAGTCAATGCTGAGGTTAAATCGTTACAGAAAGTGGAAACCTTAGATCTTG atgAGTCTACCAATCCATCTCCAATGTCGCCAAACGAGAAGAAACGTGCTGTTGTCATTGATCTAATATCAGACAGTGACGATGATTCAAACCCATCACAAAGTTCCAATAAGAAACTCAACACTGGGACTTCGTCGCCACAAAAAACTCAGCCCGGTGCTCATAGTGCAATAAGTAGTACTAGAGAATCTCCGGAATTGATGATAATTGATTTGGAGTAA
- the LOC124415365 gene encoding E3 SUMO-protein ligase PIAS2 isoform X1 produces the protein MPSRKLSHRFFHILFFTNYQPLTYPNYPSVLPTQTRLRLIGLTDIYFHHAAFHFSSHSSNFQLPYFRKLISIHFGTFPCISSIRQECGYETSMVLSFRVSELQMLLGFAGRNKSGRKNELQTRALELLRLRSHPVQLKIRDLYRTIQQDQLAAHQLYGQGGDNGEPQIDQNMHSRNYYTRQGHAQAMGQQQQAQSSISSGKDLPPAHQASMPQSQVAPRASSVYQPAGYTSVTPQQRSSSAVYNPYPYPTKVLPPPLQLQQPNQYPVHPDVRLKKLPFFDMLGELLKPSSLMPQGSMRVQEGTFTFHLTPQQSTDIASSRDCRAGSKMDYTVQVQMRFCLQETSCEQEDYFPPSIIVKVNGKLCPLPNPIPTNKPGVEPKRPPRPVNISPLVKLSPTVGNQIHVSWSADYGRRYAIAVYLVRKLTSSELLARLKSRGVRHSDYTRGLIKEKLNEDADSEIATTSLRVSLACPLGKMRMSTPCRASTCLHLQCFDASLFLQMNERKPTWNCPVCDKPALYDNLVIDGYFQEVLNSNKLLPDGNEIQLLQDGSWENLVVKKDKDKDKDKNQVNAEVKSLQKVETLDLDESTNPSPMSPNEKKRAVVIDLISDSDDDSNPSQSSNKKLNTGTSSPQKTQPGAHSAISSTRESPELMIIDLE, from the exons ATGCCATCCAGAAAGTTGAGTCATAGATTTTTCCATAtcttatttttcaccaattaCCAACCATTGACTTATCCAAACTATCCCAGTGTTTTGCCAACGCAAACAAGGCTGCGTTTGATCGGACTAACcgacatttattttcatcacgcggcttttcacttttcttcacATTCGTCTAATTTCCAACTTCCGTATTTTCGTAAACTTATCTCCATTCATTTCGGAACCTTCCCGTGTATCTCGAGCATAAGACAGGAATGCGGATACGAGACG AGTATGGTATTAAGTTTTCGGGTATCTGAACTTCAGATGCTTTTGGGTTTTGCTGGGCGAAACAAATCGGGTCGGAAAAACGAACTTCAAACACGTGCTTTGGAACTATTACGCCTTCGATCTCATCCTGTGCAGCTAAAAATCCGCGACCTTTATAGAACCATACA GCAAGATCAACTTGCCGCACATCAGCTGTATGGTCAAGGTGGTGACAACGGTGAACCTCAAATCGATCAAAACATGCATTCCCGTAACTATTATACAAG GCAGGGCCACGCTCAGGCAATGGGTCAACAACAGCAAGCCCAATCATCTATTTCAAGTGGGAAGGATTTGCCCCCGGCACATCAGGCATCGATGCCTCAATCGCAAGTAGCACCTAGAGCGTCATCTGTTTACCAACCAGCTGGATACACTAGTGTTACACCGCAG CAACGCTCTTCTAGTGCTGTTTATAATCCCTATCCCTATCCTACAAAAGTACTACCTCCTCCTCTGCAATTACAACAACCAAACCAGTATCCAGTTCACCCTGATGTCAGACTCAAAAAGTTGCCATTCTTTGACATGCTCGGAGAGCTGTTGAAGCCATCAAGTCTTATGCCACAAGGATCTATGAGAGTTCAAGAGGGTACTTTCACATTTCACTTGACGCCACAACAATCTACAGACATTGCTAGCTCACGAGACTGTCGTGCGGGGAGTAAAATGGACTATACTGTACAG GTTCAGATGCGATTTTGCTTGCAAGAAACTTCTTGCGAACAGGAGGACTACTTTCCACCTAGTATCATAGTTAAAGTCAATGGAAAACTGTGTCCATTACCG AATCCCATACCAACTAACAAGCCTGGTGTTGAACCTAAGCGACCACCTAGACCAGTGAATATAAGTCCATTAGTGAAATTATCACCAACGGTTGGAAATCAAATACATGTCTCATGGTCTGCAGATTATGGTAGACGATATGCCATTGCTGTTTACCTCGTTAGAAAGTTGACGAGCTCAGAGTTGTTGGCTAGATTGAAAAGCAGAGGTGTCAGACATTCCGACTACACTCGCGGACTGA taaaagaaaaactaaacgaAGATGCAGATAGTGAAATAGCAACAACTTCGTTAAGAGTTTCACTGGCTTGTCCATTAGGAAAAATGAGGATGAGTACTCCTTGCAGAGCTTCGACTTGTTTGCATCTACAATGTTTTGACGCATCTTTATTTCTGCAAATGAATGAACGAAAGCCCACATGGAATTGTCCTGTTTGTGACAAGCCTGCACTTTATGACAATTTGGTTATTGATGGTTATTTCCAAGAAGTattgaattcaaataaattgCTGCCCGATGGTAACGAGATACAGTTATTACAAGATGGCTCCTGGGAAAATTTGGTTGTGAAAAAAGATAAGGACAAGGACAAAGACAAGAATCAAGTCAATGCTGAGGTTAAATCGTTACAGAAAGTGGAAACCTTAGATCTTG atgAGTCTACCAATCCATCTCCAATGTCGCCAAACGAGAAGAAACGTGCTGTTGTCATTGATCTAATATCAGACAGTGACGATGATTCAAACCCATCACAAAGTTCCAATAAGAAACTCAACACTGGGACTTCGTCGCCACAAAAAACTCAGCCCGGTGCTCATAGTGCAATAAGTAGTACTAGAGAATCTCCGGAATTGATGATAATTGATTTGGAGTAA
- the LOC124415365 gene encoding E3 SUMO-protein ligase PIAS3 isoform X3 produces the protein MVLSFRVSELQMLLGFAGRNKSGRKNELQTRALELLRLRSHPVQLKIRDLYRTIQQDQLAAHQLYGQGGDNGEPQIDQNMHSRNYYTRQGHAQAMGQQQQAQSSISSGKDLPPAHQASMPQSQVAPRASSVYQPAGYTSVTPQQRSSSAVYNPYPYPTKVLPPPLQLQQPNQYPVHPDVRLKKLPFFDMLGELLKPSSLMPQGSMRVQEGTFTFHLTPQQSTDIASSRDCRAGSKMDYTVQVQMRFCLQETSCEQEDYFPPSIIVKVNGKLCPLPNPIPTNKPGVEPKRPPRPVNISPLVKLSPTVGNQIHVSWSADYGRRYAIAVYLVRKLTSSELLARLKSRGVRHSDYTRGLIKEKLNEDADSEIATTSLRVSLACPLGKMRMSTPCRASTCLHLQCFDASLFLQMNERKPTWNCPVCDKPALYDNLVIDGYFQEVLNSNKLLPDGNEIQLLQDGSWENLVVKKDKDKDKDKNQVNAEVKSLQKVETLDLDESTNPSPMSPNEKKRAVVIDLISDSDDDSNPSQSSNKKLNTGTSSPQKTQPGAHSAISSTRESPELMIIDLE, from the exons ATGGTATTAAGTTTTCGGGTATCTGAACTTCAGATGCTTTTGGGTTTTGCTGGGCGAAACAAATCGGGTCGGAAAAACGAACTTCAAACACGTGCTTTGGAACTATTACGCCTTCGATCTCATCCTGTGCAGCTAAAAATCCGCGACCTTTATAGAACCATACA GCAAGATCAACTTGCCGCACATCAGCTGTATGGTCAAGGTGGTGACAACGGTGAACCTCAAATCGATCAAAACATGCATTCCCGTAACTATTATACAAG GCAGGGCCACGCTCAGGCAATGGGTCAACAACAGCAAGCCCAATCATCTATTTCAAGTGGGAAGGATTTGCCCCCGGCACATCAGGCATCGATGCCTCAATCGCAAGTAGCACCTAGAGCGTCATCTGTTTACCAACCAGCTGGATACACTAGTGTTACACCGCAG CAACGCTCTTCTAGTGCTGTTTATAATCCCTATCCCTATCCTACAAAAGTACTACCTCCTCCTCTGCAATTACAACAACCAAACCAGTATCCAGTTCACCCTGATGTCAGACTCAAAAAGTTGCCATTCTTTGACATGCTCGGAGAGCTGTTGAAGCCATCAAGTCTTATGCCACAAGGATCTATGAGAGTTCAAGAGGGTACTTTCACATTTCACTTGACGCCACAACAATCTACAGACATTGCTAGCTCACGAGACTGTCGTGCGGGGAGTAAAATGGACTATACTGTACAG GTTCAGATGCGATTTTGCTTGCAAGAAACTTCTTGCGAACAGGAGGACTACTTTCCACCTAGTATCATAGTTAAAGTCAATGGAAAACTGTGTCCATTACCG AATCCCATACCAACTAACAAGCCTGGTGTTGAACCTAAGCGACCACCTAGACCAGTGAATATAAGTCCATTAGTGAAATTATCACCAACGGTTGGAAATCAAATACATGTCTCATGGTCTGCAGATTATGGTAGACGATATGCCATTGCTGTTTACCTCGTTAGAAAGTTGACGAGCTCAGAGTTGTTGGCTAGATTGAAAAGCAGAGGTGTCAGACATTCCGACTACACTCGCGGACTGA taaaagaaaaactaaacgaAGATGCAGATAGTGAAATAGCAACAACTTCGTTAAGAGTTTCACTGGCTTGTCCATTAGGAAAAATGAGGATGAGTACTCCTTGCAGAGCTTCGACTTGTTTGCATCTACAATGTTTTGACGCATCTTTATTTCTGCAAATGAATGAACGAAAGCCCACATGGAATTGTCCTGTTTGTGACAAGCCTGCACTTTATGACAATTTGGTTATTGATGGTTATTTCCAAGAAGTattgaattcaaataaattgCTGCCCGATGGTAACGAGATACAGTTATTACAAGATGGCTCCTGGGAAAATTTGGTTGTGAAAAAAGATAAGGACAAGGACAAAGACAAGAATCAAGTCAATGCTGAGGTTAAATCGTTACAGAAAGTGGAAACCTTAGATCTTG atgAGTCTACCAATCCATCTCCAATGTCGCCAAACGAGAAGAAACGTGCTGTTGTCATTGATCTAATATCAGACAGTGACGATGATTCAAACCCATCACAAAGTTCCAATAAGAAACTCAACACTGGGACTTCGTCGCCACAAAAAACTCAGCCCGGTGCTCATAGTGCAATAAGTAGTACTAGAGAATCTCCGGAATTGATGATAATTGATTTGGAGTAA
- the LOC124415365 gene encoding E3 SUMO-protein ligase PIAS3 isoform X4, giving the protein MHSRNYYTRQGHAQAMGQQQQAQSSISSGKDLPPAHQASMPQSQVAPRASSVYQPAGYTSVTPQQRSSSAVYNPYPYPTKVLPPPLQLQQPNQYPVHPDVRLKKLPFFDMLGELLKPSSLMPQGSMRVQEGTFTFHLTPQQSTDIASSRDCRAGSKMDYTVQVQMRFCLQETSCEQEDYFPPSIIVKVNGKLCPLPNPIPTNKPGVEPKRPPRPVNISPLVKLSPTVGNQIHVSWSADYGRRYAIAVYLVRKLTSSELLARLKSRGVRHSDYTRGLIKEKLNEDADSEIATTSLRVSLACPLGKMRMSTPCRASTCLHLQCFDASLFLQMNERKPTWNCPVCDKPALYDNLVIDGYFQEVLNSNKLLPDGNEIQLLQDGSWENLVVKKDKDKDKDKNQVNAEVKSLQKVETLDLDESTNPSPMSPNEKKRAVVIDLISDSDDDSNPSQSSNKKLNTGTSSPQKTQPGAHSAISSTRESPELMIIDLE; this is encoded by the exons ATGCATTCCCGTAACTATTATACAAG GCAGGGCCACGCTCAGGCAATGGGTCAACAACAGCAAGCCCAATCATCTATTTCAAGTGGGAAGGATTTGCCCCCGGCACATCAGGCATCGATGCCTCAATCGCAAGTAGCACCTAGAGCGTCATCTGTTTACCAACCAGCTGGATACACTAGTGTTACACCGCAG CAACGCTCTTCTAGTGCTGTTTATAATCCCTATCCCTATCCTACAAAAGTACTACCTCCTCCTCTGCAATTACAACAACCAAACCAGTATCCAGTTCACCCTGATGTCAGACTCAAAAAGTTGCCATTCTTTGACATGCTCGGAGAGCTGTTGAAGCCATCAAGTCTTATGCCACAAGGATCTATGAGAGTTCAAGAGGGTACTTTCACATTTCACTTGACGCCACAACAATCTACAGACATTGCTAGCTCACGAGACTGTCGTGCGGGGAGTAAAATGGACTATACTGTACAG GTTCAGATGCGATTTTGCTTGCAAGAAACTTCTTGCGAACAGGAGGACTACTTTCCACCTAGTATCATAGTTAAAGTCAATGGAAAACTGTGTCCATTACCG AATCCCATACCAACTAACAAGCCTGGTGTTGAACCTAAGCGACCACCTAGACCAGTGAATATAAGTCCATTAGTGAAATTATCACCAACGGTTGGAAATCAAATACATGTCTCATGGTCTGCAGATTATGGTAGACGATATGCCATTGCTGTTTACCTCGTTAGAAAGTTGACGAGCTCAGAGTTGTTGGCTAGATTGAAAAGCAGAGGTGTCAGACATTCCGACTACACTCGCGGACTGA taaaagaaaaactaaacgaAGATGCAGATAGTGAAATAGCAACAACTTCGTTAAGAGTTTCACTGGCTTGTCCATTAGGAAAAATGAGGATGAGTACTCCTTGCAGAGCTTCGACTTGTTTGCATCTACAATGTTTTGACGCATCTTTATTTCTGCAAATGAATGAACGAAAGCCCACATGGAATTGTCCTGTTTGTGACAAGCCTGCACTTTATGACAATTTGGTTATTGATGGTTATTTCCAAGAAGTattgaattcaaataaattgCTGCCCGATGGTAACGAGATACAGTTATTACAAGATGGCTCCTGGGAAAATTTGGTTGTGAAAAAAGATAAGGACAAGGACAAAGACAAGAATCAAGTCAATGCTGAGGTTAAATCGTTACAGAAAGTGGAAACCTTAGATCTTG atgAGTCTACCAATCCATCTCCAATGTCGCCAAACGAGAAGAAACGTGCTGTTGTCATTGATCTAATATCAGACAGTGACGATGATTCAAACCCATCACAAAGTTCCAATAAGAAACTCAACACTGGGACTTCGTCGCCACAAAAAACTCAGCCCGGTGCTCATAGTGCAATAAGTAGTACTAGAGAATCTCCGGAATTGATGATAATTGATTTGGAGTAA